A single Eremothecium sinecaudum strain ATCC 58844 chromosome VIII, complete sequence DNA region contains:
- the RAX2 gene encoding Rax2p (Syntenic homolog of Ashbya gossypii AGR095W; Syntenic homolog of Saccharomyces cerevisiae YLR084C (RAX2)), with amino-acid sequence MMIRRYSDLVIVALLLIFDFVQGSQLSNIESRYNIIDYNVPELDLSGSRNNELVIFDDFESFDLYRYKGQQEFSKKAGNESDWLIYYSSNKYVRLAEIPRGTVIKNIVPWGEDSFILSGNGMFMGHMLENQLLFNLSSSEVTEMLDNPVSEVSTILPDGDTVYFGGQFSYSDGDREGNGVVQWNSQTRSSSLLPFYGFGKDSVVNNIVRLNDDSIVFLGKFSTIDNKELLVSAGLTGSSYSPRNISDIEVNAKTSLRYSTLSASGELNRSRLVCPSGANDAWLLEYSTTGELHVGLVNQITPSKIRIYNSRTADNQIKVFRILTAPSGSIMNLTYVDPATGDLLTCDAWCPLQSRAELTRLSANRSSHDVVRFVQNNKVLLKWTPEYQEFAFVNHVPTDELSFIALGSYGSNVGLYGLELYQNEYDTYINNTLNQPNCVDQGDSSSSRILDNSEWYQGLPGASYMATSFTSGNPSVAFNPVIPFPGIYTLNLVTPGCLDDNTCNNRGIVNVTVRAHNGTVLLTRWIYQNNEYLKYDPLLTGYFTATPTIIIEWVRLINPADFSIMTADRVSAIINSIDVTELGIGGLNGIFQYDKSVASTGGLPPFSRSNLNYYPLRNFPLEASLNGQLYNGSLYIGSASTTGVTKFAPRSNGWNEVIPERLDTNSPVRRVYPYSRGLAFVSDTEVLSLDSGSSLSPVATLPSYIQSFVNVTLDEGELLVVNNQAIYSTSAGTNDPTDAPYEMSLLSAGANDNSDTLLAGWITNLKYKNLNGSVAINSNQEITTTDLPWISNGTIYRGLYLTDSETAYAYYSDESGANSASGGIFIDKSGDREFISTENTVVNDMLYIGELSLLVLSTNSTSNQTAALRFVKLNSDASPETRKLGRNEHISSMLSFARNNTLLVGGSFSVDNCRDLCFYNFNENTWSQFLDGDIYGDIRQIKFVNETNIVIAGSVTTPTDSNVQLLEVDLVENNIIAHHKEPNHLPFESVVVVDSAGDSFIAHDGQRVWRYFDRQWISITPPSNGDFQITGLSQLPRKESSSSNRKRDTNDQLFFMQGNLNTADFGSVGGMYYDFQDWNPYYISVPRESTGNTRTIPKGQIFSNQDISSISNSDAALSDGSSGTIFPPGNSARGRFRGPMGKGYVVMLALGMAILTVALLTLIGVLLAYVYGDHDAYEPLKPRTDEAEMLKTVPPEKLMKFIGNGI; translated from the coding sequence ATGATGATACGCAGGTATTCGGATTTGGTTATTGTTGCTTTATTACTTATCTTCGACTTTGTACAAGGATCTCAGCTTTCAAATATCGAAAGTCGGTATAATATAATAGACTATAATGTACCTGAGTTGGATTTATCAGGTAGTCGAAATAATGAGTTAGTTATATTTGACGATTTTGAGAGCTTTGATTTATACAGGTATAAAGGACAGCAGGAGTTCAGTAAGAAAGCCGGAAATGAGAGTGATTGGTTGATTTATTATTCTAGTAACAAATACGTACGGTTAGCGGAAATACCAAGGGGTACAGTAATAAAAAACATTGTACCATGGGGAGAAGATAGTTTTATACTTAGCGGTAATGGGATGTTTATGGGTCATATGTTGGAGAATCAGTTACTTTTTAATCTATCTAGTTCTGAGGTAACAGAGATGCTTGATAACCCGGTGAGCGAGGTTAGTACTATTCTTCCCGACGGAGATACTGTATACTTTGGAGGACAGTTTTCGTATTCAGATGGTGATCGAGAAGGAAATGGTGTAGTGCAGTGGAATTCTCAGACGAGAAGTTCATCGTTGTTACCATTTTATGGGTTTGGTAAAGACTCCGTGGTCAACAATATTGTACGATTAAACGACGACAGTATTGTTTTCTTGGGCAAGTTCTCTACCATCGATAATAAGGAGCTATTAGTGAGTGCAGGCTTGACTGGTTCTAGCTATTCTCCCAGGAATATCTCAGATATCGAAGTTAATGCTAAAACGTCTTTAAGGTATTCCACCTTATCTGCGAGCGGGGAGTTGAACCGGAGTAGACTAGTATGTCCTTCCGGTGCTAATGATGCATGGTTATTGGAGTATTCTACTACTGGAGAGCTACATGTTGGTTTAGTCAACCAAATAACTCCTTCTAAAATTAGAATATACAACTCAAGAACCGCCGATAACCAGATAAAAGTATTTAGGATTCTTACAGCTCCATCGGGGAGTATTATGAACCTAACTTACGTTGATCCTGCTACAGGGGATCTTCTAACATGTGATGCATGGTGCCCATTGCAATCTCGTGCGGAATTGACTAGGCTTTCGGCCAATAGATCTTCGCATGATGTTGTCAGATTTGTGCAAAACAATAAAGTTCTTTTGAAATGGACTCCAGAATATCAAGAGTTCGCGTTTGTGAACCATGTTCCAACGGATGAGTTATCATTTATCGCACTTGGTTCATATGGTTCGAACGTAGGCTTATATGGATTGGAGCTTTACCAAAATGAATATGATACATATATCAACAACACTTTGAACCAGCCAAACTGTGTCGATCAGGGAGACTCAAGTTCTTCCAGGATATTGGATAATTCGGAGTGGTATCAAGGTTTACCTGGTGCATCATATATGGCTACCTCATTTACTAGTGGTAACCCAAGTGTTGCTTTTAACCCGGTAATTCCTTTCCCCGGTATCTATACATTGAACTTGGTTACTCCAGGGTGTCTGGATGATAACACTTGTAATAATCGAGGCATTGTTAACGTGACTGTTCGGGCCCATAATGGTACCGTGTTACTTACAAGGTGGATCTATCAAAATAATGAATATCTGAAGTATGATCCTTTACTCACTGGTTATTTCACAGCTACCCCAACCATTATAATAGAATGGGTAAGGCTGATTAACCCGGCCGACTTTTCGATAATGACTGCCGATAGGGTTAGTGCTATTATAAATTCTATTGATGTAACAGAACTTGGAATTGGCGGTTTAAATGGGATCTTCCAATACGATAAATCTGTCGCTAGTACAGGTGGACTTCCGCCATTTAGTAGATCCAACCTTAACTATTATCCACTTCGAAACTTCCCCTTGGAGGCATCTTTGAATGGTCAACTTTATAACGGTTCGTTGTACATTGGATCCGCGTCTACTACTGGCGTAACTAAATTTGCTCCAAGAAGCAACGGTTGGAATGAAGTAATTCCAGAAAGGTTGGACACAAACAGTCCAGTTCGTAGAGTATATCCATATTCAAGAGGATTGGCTTTCGTAAGTGACACTGAAGTACTTTCACTAGACTCAGGTTCATCGCTTTCCCCAGTCGCAACGTTGCCAAGTTATATTCAATCATTTGTCAACGTTACGCTAGATGAAGGGGAGTTGCTTGTTGTCAATAACCAGGCTATTTACAGCACTTCGGCGGGTACCAACGATCCAACGGATGCCCCATATGAAATGTCACTATTATCAGCAGGTGCTAACGACAACTCAGACACATTACTCGCTGGATGGATAACAAACTTGAAGTACAAAAACCTTAATGGATCTGTCGCCATAAATTCTAACCAGGAGATAACTACGACTGATTTACCTTGGATATCCAATGGAACAATATATCGTGGACTATACTTGACTGACTCTGAAACAGCTTACGCCTATTATTCTGACGAATCTGGAGCCAACTCCGCAAGCGGGGGTATTTTCATTGATAAGTCTGGAGATCGTGAGTTCATTTCAACAGAAAACACGGTCGTAAACGATATGCTTTACATTGGAGAACTGAGTCTATTGGTGTTATCAACCAACTCCACTTCTAACCAGACGGCAGCCTTGCGTTTTGTTAAGTTAAACTCCGACGCTAGTCCCGAAACGAGAAAGCTAGGTAGGAATGAACATATCTCTTCAATGCTTTCTTTTGCAAGAAATAACACGCTATTAGTTGGTGGTTCATTTTCAGTTGATAACTGCCGTGATTTATGTTTCTATAACTTCAATGAAAACACCTGGTCACAATTCTTGGATGGTGACATTTATGGAGATATACGGCAGATCAAATTTGTTAACGAAACGAATATAGTGATTGCAGGATCTGTTACGACACCTACTGATTCAAATGTTCAACTTCTAGAGGTCGACTTAGTtgaaaataatataattgCTCACCATAAAGAACCGAACCACTTACCATTTGAAAGTGTAGTGGTGGTAGACAGCGCTGGCGACAGCTTTATTGCACATGATGGCCAAAGAGTATGGCGCTATTTCGACCGGCAGTGGATTTCAATAACCCCTCCATCCAATGGAGATTTTCAGATTACCGGCTTAAGTCAATTACCAAGGAAAGAATCGTCATCGTCAAATAGAAAAAGGGATACAAATGATCAACTTTTTTTTATGCAAGGAAATTTGAACACCGCTGATTTTGGCTCTGTTGGGGGAATGTATTATGATTTCCAAGACTGGAATCCTTACTACATTTCCGTTCCTAGAGAAAGTACGGGTAATACTAGAACTATTCCTAAGGGGCAGATATTTTCTAACCAGGATATATCGTCAATCTCCAATTCTGATGCTGCTCTATCGGATGGTTCTTCAGGTACAATTTTCCCACCTGGGAATAGCGCCCGTGGTAGATTCAGAGGGCCAATGGGTAAGGGATATGTGGTTATGCTTGCTTTGGGTATGGCGATATTAACTGTGGCATTATTGACTTTAATTGGTGTTTTATTGGCATATGTATATGGTGATCATGATGCATATGAACCTCTAAAACCTAGAACGGATGAAGCTGAAATGTTGAAGACAGTACCGCCCGAAAAGTTGATGAAGTTTATAGGAAATGGAATTTAA
- a CDS encoding transcription activator GCR1-like domain-containing protein (Syntenic homolog of Ashbya gossypii AGR093W; Syntenic homolog of Ashbya gossypii NOHBY738; No homolog in Saccharomyces cerevisiae; Syntenic homolog of Kluyveromyces lactis KLLA0F19019g and KLLA0F18997g) has translation MNIRSGNNDSGVAGDTEGILLLLQQILSRMLLKIRSNEDLYEFYTKVKDECSAYGRDDSRCVINADAVFKVLMSYPQELLDIVILPSILRYFEWSAESSSSADAKGCSSIVTPDRCYYFLKDDTNGFQHSAEMCQSVFDAVKVLQRLQMVIFGEKPMLHDINDPDSESPTWSSLETSGTLEFIQSLPKGRNTATGGTDSGESSREQAKFQRYPELACKEQGLKAQENEQPEQRREIQSDEPELVRQPSQRFSPGTAVNLRIAQHQKRKQKLPPPPPPQSHSSAPPVIQQITKSKEATATYQNQLQPLHQTVDTLNPADPPMYAFQSYGYDPNSLLEQALPDIKQRLHDLTVENNNLRQQDSLLMQQIQCLKQLVGSLQKTVAALSNATSLLTKGKVAKMKHTVNAPSMRSNLIKQSASGTSALSMGTQLSYSDASSTTTANEELVDPIIDEYEPFIIKNGRRPSMHSYTGSQLPPNTTNCSHSMLHFQGDTMFDPQREKVNPMPPYQPIDVPDHQQSSYPLVAASAFPYNARQNIALQSQQSAYKSKKPRPRYKDSQGTRLSRGARYQPPLTADGKHYLLDEEGKFAIVMSNDQDSIYSIYNEFYQSLKPQVDSFVQDFGKSKLVQFRKKRTFQKKKAFVYLIEKISYFTKLPPEYVLQIVDNVRIKEEKSVVWVCNNLGSLKYAIVKYRPDLRQIIATDAD, from the coding sequence ATGAATATACGGTCAGGTAATAATGATAGTGGTGTTGCAGGCGACACTGAGGGAATTTTATTATTGCTGCAACAAATACTGTCTAGAATGTTACTAAAAATTAGATCCAATGAGGATTTGTATGAGTTTTATACCAAGGTTAAGGATGAATGCAGCGCATATGGAAGAGATGATAGTAGATGTGTTATAAATGCGGATGCAGTATTCAAGGTTCTTATGTCTTATCCGCAGGAGTTGCTGGATATTGTTATTTTGCCATCGATTTTGAGGTATTTTGAGTGGTCAGCAGAAAGCTCCTCAAGCGCAGATGCCAAGGGTTGCAGTTCTATAGTGACGCCAGATCGatgttattattttttGAAGGATGATACCAATGGGTTTCAGCATAGCGCTGAGATGTGTCAGAGTGTGTTTGATGCGGTGAAAGTACTTCAGCGGTTGCAAATGGTGATATTTGGGGAGAAACCCATGCTGCATGATATTAATGATCCGGACTCTGAAAGTCCCACATGGAGTTCATTGGAGACGTCCGGGACGCTGGAGTTTATTCAGTCACTACCCAAAGGACGGAATACTGCGACGGGTGGTACAGATTCAGGCGAAAGTTCTCGTGAGCAGGCTAAATTCCAGCGGTATCCCGAACTGGCTTGTAAAGAGCAAGGACTGAAGGCCCAAGAGAATGAGCAGCCGGAACAGAGGCGAGAGATTCAGTCAGATGAACCTGAGCTGGTGCGTCAACCAAGCCAGAGATTCTCCCCAGGAACTGCTGTAAATCTCCGCATTGCCCAGCATCAGAAGCGCAAACAGAAGCTGCCGCCGCCACCACCACCGCAGTCCCATTCTTCTGCACCACCAGTAATTCAGCAGATAACTAAATCCAAGGAAGCCACAGCTACTTACCAGAATCAACTCCAGCCATTGCATCAGACAGTCGACACTCTCAATCCTGCTGATCCACCCATGTATGCGTTTCAAAGCTATGGATACGATCCGAATAGCTTACTCGAACAGGCCCTGCCGGACATTAAACAAAGGTTGCACGACCTCACAGTGGAAAACAACAACCTGCGACAGCAAGATTCGCTACTAATGCAGCAGATACAGTGTTTAAAACAGCTAGTCGGGTCACTTCAAAAAACGGTTGCTGCTCTATCGAACGCAACCAGTCTCTTAACTAAGGGTAAGGTCGCTAAAATGAAACACACTGTTAATGCCCCCTCAATGCGCTCTAACCTAATAAAACAGTCAGCAAGTGGCACCAGTGCCCTCTCAATGGGAACCCAACTCAGCTACTCCGATGCCAGTAGCACTACAACCGCTAATGAAGAGCTGGTAGACCCAATCATTGACGAATACGAACCTTTCATAATAAAGAACGGACGTCGTCCCAGCATGCACTCGTACACAGGAAGCCAGCTCCCCCCAAACACTACAAATTGCTCCCACAGTATGCTCCACTTCCAAGGCGACACCATGTTCGACCCTCAGAGAGAGAAAGTCAACCCAATGCCTCCGTACCAGCCCATTGACGTCCCCGACCACCAACAGTCCTCATATCCACTCGTCGCAGCCTCAGCGTTTCCGTATAACGCAAGGCAAAATATAGCTCTGCAATCCCAACAGTCCGCTTATAAATCAAAAAAACCACGTCCCCGCTACAAAGACAGCCAAGGTACTAGGCTCTCAAGGGGAGCACGCTACCAGCCCCCGCTAACCGCCGACGGCAAGCACTACCTGCTAGACGAGGAAGGAAAATTCGCCATCGTAATGAGCAATGACCAAGACTCAATCTACTCCATCTACAACGAGTTCTACCAGTCACTCAAGCCACAGGTCGACTCTTTTGTACAGGACTTCGGAAAGTCAAAGCTAGTCCAATTCCGAAAGAAGCGTACCTTCCAAAAAAAAAAGGCTTTCGTCTACCTCATAGAAAAGATCTCCTACTTCACGAAACTCCCTCCAGAGTACGTCCTACAAATTGTAGACAACGTAAGAATAAAAGAAGAAAAGTCTGTCGTCTGGGTATGCAACAATCTCGGCTCTCTCAAGTATGCCATAGTCAAGTACCGGCCCGATCTCAGACAGATTATCGCCACAGACGCTGACTGA
- a CDS encoding putative phosphotransferase (Syntenic homolog of Ashbya gossypii AGR092W; Syntenic homolog of Saccharomyces cerevisiae YDR109C and Non-syntenic homolog of Saccharomyces cerevisiae YNL249C (MPA43)) codes for MSPYYIGVDVGTGSARACIIDSTGSILALSENEISRTELKPSHITQSSSQIWESICNCVRSVVEKAKVNEEEILGIGFDATCSLVVVDEESNRGVAVGPDFSNHDQDIMLWMDHRAVKEADEINSTGHKCLNYVGGKMFVEMQLPKIKWLKNNMPGGMFNRCKFYDLPDYLTVKASGREVRSVCSAVCKMGFLPLGVEGSTEGWSREFFEAIDLEELCTSDFSKLGGPADADGVNYKPSGCFVGFLSSDAASEMGLTTNCAVATGLIDAYAGWVGTVAAKSEAMDGASDLNQAVGRLASVAGTSTCQIVMSSEAHFVPGVWGPYKDILFPGYWCSEGGQNWTGGLLHQLLTTHPAYAELCDLAKTSGLSKFDYLNDRVRAMHKERDTSSELWLIKHLFYYGDYNGNRSPIADPNMSAAIIGKPAGITIDDLALEYLAACEFISLQTRQIIDALCTNGHKISLIYMSGGQCRNKLLINLIASSSRLPVVTPRYIDSAVVFGSALLGAAANLSKATSSGPNDYISFKTAANPLWSVMAAMTPAGTTIYPLPDSHPDVKLLDVKYAIFLDMIKSQQKYRNLVNQISL; via the coding sequence ATGAGCCCTTATTATATCGGTGTTGATGTCGGTACAGGGTCTGCAAGAGCATGCATAATTGACTCAACCGGTAGTATCCTTGCTTTGTCTGAAAACGAAATTTCAAGAACGGAGCTGAAACCAAGTCATATAACCCAATCTAGCTCTCAAATATGGGAAAGTATATGTAATTGCGTCAGATCCGTAGTTGAGAAGGCCAAGGTAAATGAGGAAGAGATATTAGGGATTGGATTCGATGCAACTTGTTCTTTGGTGGTCGTCGACGAAGAATCGAATAGAGGGGTGGCAGTAGGTCCGGATTTTAGCAACCACGATCAAGATATTATGCTTTGGATGGACCACAGAGCCGTTAAAGAAGCTGATGAGATTAATAGTACAGGCCACAAGTGTTTGAATTATGTAGGAGGCAAGATGTTTGTTGAGATGCAACTCCCCAAGATCAAATGGCTTAAAAACAACATGCCAGGGGGTATGTTTAACAGGTGTAAGTTTTACGACCTCCCAGACTACCTTACTGTAAAGGCCTCCGGACGTGAGGTTCGAAGTGTCTGCTCTGCTGTGTGTAAGATGGGCTTCTTACCACTGGGCGTAGAGGGCTCAACGGAAGGTTGGTCGCGTGAATTCTTCGAAGCAATTGACTTAGAAGAACTCTGTACTTCAGATTTTAGCAAACTTGGAGGTCCAGCAGATGCTGATGGTGTCAATTACAAGCCTTCCGGTTGTTTTGTTGGGTTTTTGTCTAGCGACGCGGCTAGTGAAATGGGTTTAACCACGAACTGTGCAGTGGCAACCGGATTAATTGATGCTTATGCTGGTTGGGTGGGTACTGTGGCAGCAAAATCAGAAGCAATGGATGGCGCTAGTGATTTAAATCAAGCAGTGGGCAGGCTGGCCAGTGTTGCGGGCACCTCTACCTGTCAGATAGTTATGTCCTCTGAAGCGCACTTTGTACCAGGTGTGTGGGGCCCTTACAAAGATATTTTATTCCCTGGATACTGGTGCTCGGAAGGTGGTCAGAACTGGACGGGCGGCCTCCTACACCAGCTGCTCACCACCCATCCTGCATACGCAGAACTATGCGACCTAGCTAAAACCAGCGGGCTTTCAAAATTTGATTACCTCAACGATAGAGTTCGAGCAATGCACAAGGAGCGTGATACGTCATCTGAACTTTGGCTCATAAAGCACCTATTTTACTACGGCGATTACAATGGGAACCGATCCCCCATCGCTGATCCCAACATGTCAGCGGCAATCATAGGTAAACCCGCCGGCATCACAATAGATGACTTGGCACTAGAATACCTCGCCGCCTGTGAATTCATCTCCCTGCAAACTCGCCAGATCATTGATGCATTGTGCACTAATGGACACAAAATATCCTTGATATATATGTCTGGGGGGCAGTGCAGGAACAAACTTTTGATTAACTTAATTGCAAGCTCTTCCAGGTTACCAGTAGTAACGCCAAGATATATTGACTCCGCTGTAGTCTTCGGTTCCGCCCTGCTTGGCGCTGCCGCCAACCTCTCTAAAGCAACCTCAAGCGGTCCTAATGACTATATCTCTTTCAAAACCGCGGCAAATCCTCTTTGGTCGGTCATGGCCGCCATGACTCCTGCTGGCACTACAATATACCCTCTTCCAGACTCACACCCTGACGTCAAACTTCTAGACGTTAAATATGCGATATTTCTAGATATGATTAAATCACAGCAGAAATATCGAAACCTAGTAAATCAAATTTCACTATGA
- the ARP6 gene encoding Arp6p (Syntenic homolog of Ashbya gossypii AGR091W; Syntenic homolog of Saccharomyces cerevisiae YLR085C (ARP6)) — MQSPLIIDNGSLEIKFGLASHSAPFRAQNCLARDKYGGYHLSNQMKHIRDISHCHILRPFELGQLVSWELEEHIWDYCLFNPDEFKWDLKDTKGVDLIASENCMTLPEISKNMDQVIFEEYEFGSLMKCPVAQYIPFANDDDFEVVGGEYAEAEKMEKKDYKDFQLVIDSGFNCTWIVPVIKGVPYYKAVKKLDIGGRFLNGLLKETISFRHYNVMDETILVNNIKEKCCFMPPVSYFDSFEKKSDTRIEYVLPDFQTSLIGYVNDPKKAIPEDSQKLVLEDELFTVPETFFHPEICNILKPGIVETILESISMLPEVIRPLIVSNIVAIGGNFNIKNFFSRLATELQRQCPTNWTVRIFVPKCDAALQGWNSMKKFSTTESYTKGRVSREEYLEHGADWSTKQRFGYEQWI, encoded by the coding sequence ATGCAGAGCCCACTAATAATAGACAATGGTTCTTTGGAAATAAAGTTTGGATTGGCCTCCCATTCGGCTCCTTTTCGTGCTCAGAATTGTCTTGCACGCGATAAATATGGTGGATACCACCTTTCCAATCAAATGAAGCATATACGGGATATCTCCCATTGTCATATCCTTAGGCCATTTGAACTAGGGCAGTTGGTTTCATGGGAGTTAGAGGAACATATTTGGGATTACTGCCTTTTTAATCCAGACGAGTTTAAATGGGACTTAAAAGATACAAAGGGTGTTGACTTGATTGCCAGTGAGAACTGCATGACTCTACCTGAGATATCGAAAAATATGGATCAAGTAATATTTGAGGAATACGAATTTGGATCACTAATGAAGTGCCCGGTGGCACAATATATTCCTTTTGCTAATGATGACGACTTCGAGGTGGTTGGTGGGGAATATGCTGAAGCTGAAAAGATGGAGAAAAAGGATTATAAGGACTTTCAGCTTGTGATTGACTCTGGGTTTAACTGTACTTGGATAGTACCAGTTATCAAGGGTGTGCCATACTACAAAGCGGTAAAGAAGCTTGATATCGGAGGACGGTTTCTGAATGGACTACTAAAAGAAACCATCTCCTTTCGACATTATAACGTTATGGATGAAACAATTCTAGTGAACAATATAAAAGAAAAGTGCTGTTTTATGCCTCCAGTATCTTACTTTGACAGTTTTGAAAAGAAGTCGGACACAAGAATCGAATATGTACTGCCAGATTTCCAAACCAGTCTAATTGGTTACGTAAATGATCCTAAGAAAGCAATTCCAGAGGACTCTCAAAAGCTAGTTCTTGAGGATGAACTGTTTACTGTTCCGGAAACCTTCTTTCATCCAGAAATCTGCAATATCTTGAAGCCGGGTATTGTAGAAACAATATTAGAAAGCATTTCTATGCTTCCAGAAGTCATAAGGCCTTTGATAGTGAGTAATATTGTTGCAATAGGCGGTAACTTCAACATCAAGAACTTTTTTTCGCGGCTTGCAACTGAACTGCAGAGACAATGCCCAACTAATTGGACGGTGCGGATATTTGTACCGAAATGTGATGCAGCGCTACAGGGCTGGAATAGCATGAAAAAATTTAGCACTACTGAATCATATACTAAGGGTAGGGTTTCAAGAGAAGAGTATTTGGAGCATGGCGCGGATTGGTCGACAAAACAAAGGTTCGGATATGAACAGTGGATTTGA